The genomic segment CACCGGACCGGACCTTGCCAATCAGCTGCGAGTAAGGGCGCTGCCATGAGGACTCAGGTTTTGCCATTAGCAAGCGCAGCAGAATGTTAGTTGCCTGTAATCTTTCGGGAAAACTTAAAATCTTGGTAGTCAAGAATTTGGGGGCTGAATTTGGGAAAGGATAAAACCGCCCTCGGTGAAAGTAAACCGGCGGCCCGGGATGACAGAAATCGATGGACTCCCCCAACATGTGCATTAGTCGCTGGGCGGCCCCCTCGCTGCCAAAGCGGTTGGCATGAAGGCCGTACTCTACGATGTAACCGTTGCGGCGACGATACGAGGCCCGGCCTCCAATGTTACCAGCCTGCTCTAGGACCAAAACCCTGAGGTTTTGGCGAGCCAGTAGGGCCGCAGTAGATAAGCCGCCGTAGCCGCTACCGATAATAATTACATCCATTTTAGCCACCTCTATCTCAACGGCGAATCGCAAAAAGCGAAATAGGGCCGGGGCAAAGGTGGCTGTCTCCCAACCCGGCACCGGCCCATCTTCCAATCGAGTCTTAGCCAGCTGCCGCCGTTGCTAGTAATTGATTGGCTTCCGCCAAACCCACTTGGGCTAGCTTATCGGGCAGGGGCCTTCCCGTTGCATCGAGTCCCCGAAGCTGGTAGAATTCGCGCAGCATTAGTTCTATGTCTGGGACCGAGCCGGCTGTAACCCCATCCTCAAGGGGCGTAAGTATCTTATCTGGCAACCGGTCGTCTTGGCTACGGATGCCGCGGAGGCAGTTGATCACCCGCTTGGTGAGCCAAATCCTTTCTCCTCGCTCCTGAATCAGTTCTGGGGACCACTCTTCCCCAGTCACTACTGCTAAGCCTGCGCAAAGGTTGAGGTCATCGATGGGAATAGATCCGAATTCGCAGAGGATGGCGGCGTTGCTAAATATGCCGGCCAGATTCTGGGCGGTTACCACCAGCTGGGCCTTGCCTTTGCTGACTTGACCTTCTACGGCATCGGTTATGTTTACTCCAGGGTACAAAGATACGCCTTGTTCGATCCACATGGTCTTGTCTGAGACATGGCAGGACCCTCGGTATCCGGTGGCATAAGCAAGCCCGAGGCCGTGAGTAGCGCGGGGATCATGCATGGGTGACTCCAGCCCTTTGACTGTGGTTAACAGAGATTCGGTAGCGGCTCCTAGCTCCCGGGCAGCTCGGCGACTTCCTTTGGCCAGTATAGCACCGAAGCCCTGGCAGTTGCCAATCTGCTTGACCAGCTCGACGATGGCTTCTGTGTTGCCCCAGGTAAGCTCTAGCCCACCGGTTACCTCCGCGTTTATCAACCCGGCCTCATAGCAGTCAATAGCCCAAGCCACCGTGCTTCCACAAGAGATAGTATCCATGCCATAATCGTTGCAGAATCGGTTTATCCAGCAGATGGAGGCCAAGTCCGAGTTGAGGCATAAACTACCAAAAACAGCTACCGTCTCGTATTCGGGTCCAGGGCCAGGTTCAATAGCGTACGGGCCTTCCTTAACCTCAACATGGCGCTTGCAAGATATGCTGCAACCATAGCAGGTTTTGGTCCCGATGAGATAGTTTTCGCTAAGGGCCGGAGCATTGATCAACGCTTGGCCTTCATCCCAGGTACCTAACGTCCAGTTGCGGGTGGGCACATCACCGGTAAGATACCCCGTATCCATGCCGCTTAAACTGCCCATGCCGCCTATGGATTCGAGGATGATGCTTCCTTCCTGCAGTTCCCTCCATTCTTTTCGGACTTCCCTTGCCCGGTCGGGGTCAAACACAGGGACCTTTTGGCTACCCCTTACTACGATGGCCTTTAAGTGCTTTGATGCCATTACTGCCCCCATACCGCATCGCCCAAACAAGTGACCCTTATTATGAACGATGCTGGCAAACAGCACTCCATTTTCGGCAGCAGGACCAATACAAGCAACCTGAACCTTCTTTCTCCCGTTGTCGTATTTGGCGGTTAGGGTGTCGGTGACTTCATAAGTTCCTTTGCCCCAGAGGTCAGAAGCAGGGACGATTTCCACCTGGTTGTCTTCTATTCGGAGATAAACCGGCTGCTGCGCTTTTCCGGTAATGTAAAGAACGTCAAAGCCGGCAAACTTCAGCTCGGCTCCAAAGAACCCGCCCACGTTAGCCTCTCCCCATATGCCGGTATAGGGAGAAATAGCGCTAACTGTAGACCTTCCCGTGGAAGGGAGGCCGGTCCCGGTTAAAGGACCAGTTGCAAAGACCAACGGGTTTTCAGGACTAAGAGGATCCAGAGTGGCAATGGCAGCTCCTAACCGATCCAGAATTAGCTTGGCGGCCAAACCGCTGCCCCCTACAAAATCGCGAGCCAACTGTTCGTCGAGCGAGGTAGTGCTGATCTTTCCGCTGGTAAGATCAACCTCGAGAATCTTTTCCATATACCCCTTCATGCCCTGTCCTCCTTTAGAGGGCAATTTTTCCAACTCAGCTTGCCAAATCGGCCCGACCCATTTCCAGAAGGAAATCCTTGTAAGCTTGGTACGCGGGCTTGAGGGCAGGGAGGAGTTTAAGGGCTTTATTGATGGCACCCTTAGCTACAAGCTGGCGGCGTGCTAAAGCGGCCGTCAGATTGAGCTCCCCCAACCAGAATTTATGCCCGATATCTGCTTTCCCGGAGAAAGTGACTTCTGGCTCGGGGCCTTCGCTGCCAAAGTAAACATTAAAGTAGTAGCCGGGATCGGGGTTCTTGGAATCAACGGTGATGATAATCTCCGGATCAGTATAGTGAAATTGCACCACCAGGGATCCGTCCTTAATTTTGGGGCCCACTTCTGGGTGCTGACGATTCTGGACAAAAAACTCACCCAGTATTTGCCTAATTTCCTCCGAGTCCTTAAACAATGGCATAACAATACCTCCTTGAAGATGATAGGCTAAGGGGTAGGCGCTAGGCAAACTTTTGATCCAGAGCCCCCTCATAAGCCTGTTGCATCAACTGCTGCAAGTCTTCCAATTCGGCAGGACGGGGATTAGTCACCATGGCACCGTCGGTAAGGGCAACCTCGGCAATGATGTGAATCGCTTCTTGGGGCACGCCAGCGTCCTTCAAATTGGTTGGTAATCCGCAATCTTTGGCCAATCTCCAGACTTTTTCTATTGCTTTCCAACCAGCTTCTTCGCCGGACAAACCACGCACGTCAATACCCATGGCCTGGGCAATATCCCGATAGCGTTCTGGGCTCACCTCTAGATTGAACTCCATACCATAAGGCAACATAATGGAACAGCCAAGGCCGTGGTGGAGCCCGTGCACCCCACCGGCTGCGTGGGCGGAGGCATGGACCACGCCTACGAGGGGGTAGGTAAAGGATGCCCCGGCAATACAAGCTCCAACCTGCATCTGGTAGCGAGCCTCCAGATCTTGGCCATTGTGCGTGGCTGCCGGCAAGTGCTGGCAGATGATCTTAATGGCGTGCAGAGCCAATCCATCGGAAAATGGGTCGGCATTGGTAGACAAATAGGCTTCCACCGCATGGGTCAAGGCATCCATCCCGGTAGCGGCAGTCAATCGTGGCGACATGCTCAAGGTAAGTTCCGGTATCAAGATAGAAAGATTGGGCGTAAGAAAGGGACTTGGGTAAGAGAGTTTCAGGTTTTGAGCTCGATCCTTAATGACTGCTACACCAGTTACTTCGCTCCCAGTACCCGAAGTGGTGGGGATAGCTACCAGTTTTAAGGCTAACGGAGCAGCAACAACTCCAGCACCTTGGTGATCAAGTATGTTTCCACCCAAGGTATAAACGATGTTGATGCCCTTGGCAGTATCCATGCTGCTACCGCCACCGATGGCTAGTAAGAAATCGACTCCATGTTCTCGCGCCAGTTCGGCTCCTTTTTGGACTATTTCCGTATCGGAATCTGGCGGAACTTCATCAAATACGTAGGCTATTTCCAGGGATGAACTCCCAAGTGCGTCCAGTACTCTTCTTACTACTCCTGCCTCCTGCAATACCTTATCGGTCACTACCATTCCCTTGGTCACGCCAAGCGCCTCGATCTCTGCAGCCATTGAATCGAGGAGGCCTCTTCCGGCAATAACTCGCGAGGGAAGCGAAAACTCAAAGTAGTCGGGAAGCATCATGCCCACCTCCATTTCCCTTTGTCCAACACTGTTTAATGCGACATCGGTATTCTCCTATTGCCTTGCCGAATGACCACCCCCTATCCACCGTCCAATTTCCGGCTATCATCATGGCCGACCAAGCTATAGCCCCCACACCAACCCGATTACGACCAAAGCCATAACGATGATTGCTACCAAGCCTTTAACTAACGTGCCTATAAACAGATAACCTCGCCTGCGCTTACTATCAAAAACGATTTGCAGGATGGCCATAACCACTGTATATAGGCCCTCCTTATTGGCCCATTGCCATAGCCGAGCTAACAGGAAATCGGGATAGAGAGCCAAGGCTCCTCTTTTTAGGAGATGCCAAAGCTTGCGGACACGGCGTAAGAGCCCAAAGACCTTGAAAATAGAATTAGCCTGTCCGCTGAGCACCAAGGCTAAGAGCTCCTCTACCAATTGCTTTTGAATGCCAACTGAGTAGTTGATCCAGCCTACCTGGTTCCACATTTGGAATCGCGCCCGGTGCAAGCGTTCCTTGATGTCGTCGAAGTTTTCGCTCATTCTGGAAAAAGTAGCCTGGAGTTCGCTGACAGGATAGGAGACTACCCGTTTGAGATCGCTGTTCAACCAGTCGATTACCACTGCTGCCAAAGGGCGATCGCGGTCTAGGAGAAATACGGCATTCTGGGTATGATAACCCATGAGGATTGGAAGCGTCCTGTGGGTAAGGCGAGGCAAAAACCAGTGGGATAAGCGGTGGATGCCGTAGGGCACACCCAGTAACCTGGCTCCAATGGCTACCCAACTCTTTAAAGGAAGAGGGACTGGCCAAATTGCCCACTGGCGGCCGTAATTCCTTACTAGCCGCAAAATTTCTTGAAAAGAAGTTTCCGATACAATGAGGTTATTGCGAGGCAAGGGGCGGTTGACCAAATCGTACAGAATAGGCCGAAGAGCACGGTAATCGACTGTCAAAGTATACTTGGCTCTAGTTTTATGTCCCAAGTACTTGGCCAGGGCCGGCAAGGACATATGCTGGCGGCCTCGGGTCACATCAAAGGAAAGCAGGAGGTTCCTACAATCAGGGCCTCCGAGATCGATAGCTACCACATAGTCATCAGAACGAAGACCTATGACCAAGCGCTCTTCTGCACTCTCGGGGATAATTAAAGTGGGATCTTGCTGAGGATTGGTCATAAAATCTTCGATCCTTACATCCAGAATCTTGGTCATCAGCTCCTCTAAGCGCGCGAACACAGGGGGTGTGGGCGTAAACTTGATCCATTGGTGAAGATATATCTTCTGGATGGCCTGAAAGGCCCCAATAAGGTAATCGCCAAGATTATTGCTGTTTTCGTATTTATCCCATACTTCTTTAAAGGCAGCAAAGAAATTAAGGTTGGCCACTTTCACCCAGTTGACTGGCTGCCGATATAGCTCTTTCATTTTCTGGTCGAGGAAGGGACGCAGCCTTTCCCACTGCCTCCCAATGATCCAACCTTCTACCTCTTTAAGCCAGGGCTCGGTCGGGTCAATATCCACAAGCTCAACATAATTATTAAAGCGGGTATTCTCAAAGTAGGCCTTCAAAATCGTTTCGCCTTTGGCGTCCATGATTATGGTAAATAGGTTGGCCGGATCAAACACCAGGAGTCCAAGGGTATCCCTCAGGAGGTAAAAGGCGGAGCGGTAATCGACTTTAAAGGGAGTTAGGGCAATCTGTACGGTAGCTTCGTCGGCGCTGAGGGCTTCCCCTTCCAGAATCCTCCGGCCAACGTTAACCATTTGCACCCAGGGGACCTTGCAGTATTGTCGGGCCCAGCTGATGATTTCCTCTTGGTCATACTCCTTTACCTCACACAGCCGAGGCGAATAGCTGACTGGAGGGTATTCAACTTCCAGGGATTCCCGCATCCCTTCAACCTTTTGCAGATTAGTAAACTCGTCAATGGGAATAACCTTCGGGCTAGCTGTAAGGCCCATTACCGAATACCTCCCTTGGCCCGCAGGGCTCTAGATGTCGGGTCGGCTACATAGGCCGGCTGGCTGGTGATGTTACGGGCTACTTCGGGGCGGGCTTTACCTTTCATGCTTTCATTGGCAGCATAAATGTAGGTAGCGGGTTTGGATTCGGCAATCTCTTTGGCAAAGCGCTCGGCAAATTTTCGGTCCCAGTGCCAGCGGCGGGGTTGCTTCTCTGGCGGAACGCCGGTGCCGAAGTTAAAGTTGGCAGAAGGTTCTTCAAAAGCTCCAACTGACCCGCCAGCCATAAGTACCATGGGGGCATAGCCCTTGGTAAGATTCTTGAGCTCATGCACCCATACTAAGCCCAAAGGGCAACATCCTATAACATCAACGTACCCGCGCCGAGGATTAAACCACGGGCCGACTTTCTTAGGTTTCTGGCGGTAGCTATAATGCCAAGTTGTATAGATGGCGCAGTCGCCAAAAGCCACAACGAATTTGTCTTCAGGTGGTGGAGGTGGGTACATGCCAACCAAGATGTATACATCACCAAATTCTTGGTGGTCTTTGGCATAAATGATATTGGACACATCGATGGCATAACGAAGGGGCATTTGGCATCCACCCTTGCATACGTCGCCCCGTAAAATGGTGAGTCCGGGAGGGCAATTGATTACTGGGTCAGAAACAGCTCGAGCAAAGGGCCGCCGGTGCTCAGCCAAAGGCTCACCTACGATTTCAATTTGGTTTATATCGCCTACGCCTAGCCCACGCTCGTGAGCGAGCCGGGTCAGGGGGCCCTCCAGATTATCTAATCCCATTAATGCTTCAACCACCGCATCGCAAGCTACTACATCGCTACTGGCTACAATCAGTTTCATGGTGACAATAGAACCGAATGCCGGCCCTTGGCCTTCCATGGCCTCGTACATATCGGTGACGCATAGGTCGGGCTTTTTAGTAGCCAGGATATCAACGAATTTGTCCCATAGGCTTGATCCACTTTCTGGCCGGGTTCGGTGGTGCCGGGCTTTGTCCTCAT from the Clostridia bacterium genome contains:
- a CDS encoding aldehyde ferredoxin oxidoreductase family protein, with product MKGYMEKILEVDLTSGKISTTSLDEQLARDFVGGSGLAAKLILDRLGAAIATLDPLSPENPLVFATGPLTGTGLPSTGRSTVSAISPYTGIWGEANVGGFFGAELKFAGFDVLYITGKAQQPVYLRIEDNQVEIVPASDLWGKGTYEVTDTLTAKYDNGRKKVQVACIGPAAENGVLFASIVHNKGHLFGRCGMGAVMASKHLKAIVVRGSQKVPVFDPDRAREVRKEWRELQEGSIILESIGGMGSLSGMDTGYLTGDVPTRNWTLGTWDEGQALINAPALSENYLIGTKTCYGCSISCKRHVEVKEGPYAIEPGPGPEYETVAVFGSLCLNSDLASICWINRFCNDYGMDTISCGSTVAWAIDCYEAGLINAEVTGGLELTWGNTEAIVELVKQIGNCQGFGAILAKGSRRAARELGAATESLLTTVKGLESPMHDPRATHGLGLAYATGYRGSCHVSDKTMWIEQGVSLYPGVNITDAVEGQVSKGKAQLVVTAQNLAGIFSNAAILCEFGSIPIDDLNLCAGLAVVTGEEWSPELIQERGERIWLTKRVINCLRGIRSQDDRLPDKILTPLEDGVTAGSVPDIELMLREFYQLRGLDATGRPLPDKLAQVGLAEANQLLATAAAG
- a CDS encoding SCP2 sterol-binding domain-containing protein, whose protein sequence is MPLFKDSEEIRQILGEFFVQNRQHPEVGPKIKDGSLVVQFHYTDPEIIITVDSKNPDPGYYFNVYFGSEGPEPEVTFSGKADIGHKFWLGELNLTAALARRQLVAKGAINKALKLLPALKPAYQAYKDFLLEMGRADLAS
- a CDS encoding iron-containing alcohol dehydrogenase, producing the protein MMLPDYFEFSLPSRVIAGRGLLDSMAAEIEALGVTKGMVVTDKVLQEAGVVRRVLDALGSSSLEIAYVFDEVPPDSDTEIVQKGAELAREHGVDFLLAIGGGSSMDTAKGINIVYTLGGNILDHQGAGVVAAPLALKLVAIPTTSGTGSEVTGVAVIKDRAQNLKLSYPSPFLTPNLSILIPELTLSMSPRLTAATGMDALTHAVEAYLSTNADPFSDGLALHAIKIICQHLPAATHNGQDLEARYQMQVGACIAGASFTYPLVGVVHASAHAAGGVHGLHHGLGCSIMLPYGMEFNLEVSPERYRDIAQAMGIDVRGLSGEEAGWKAIEKVWRLAKDCGLPTNLKDAGVPQEAIHIIAEVALTDGAMVTNPRPAELEDLQQLMQQAYEGALDQKFA
- a CDS encoding DUF362 domain-containing protein, which translates into the protein MGSKVAIATGKDRVQAVRTAFQYLGGIEQWVKPGYKVLIKPNVMTAMGTPTVTHIDVIKGLILLCQEAGAGEITVAENSVCGMSPRVHFEYAGYTRAIEDLGAQVHFFDEGEWVYVAKPDNYCLQDMHLPRKLMEADVWITVPVAKTHESTLTTLGIKNSHGILPDEDKARHHRTRPESGSSLWDKFVDILATKKPDLCVTDMYEAMEGQGPAFGSIVTMKLIVASSDVVACDAVVEALMGLDNLEGPLTRLAHERGLGVGDINQIEIVGEPLAEHRRPFARAVSDPVINCPPGLTILRGDVCKGGCQMPLRYAIDVSNIIYAKDHQEFGDVYILVGMYPPPPPEDKFVVAFGDCAIYTTWHYSYRQKPKKVGPWFNPRRGYVDVIGCCPLGLVWVHELKNLTKGYAPMVLMAGGSVGAFEEPSANFNFGTGVPPEKQPRRWHWDRKFAERFAKEIAESKPATYIYAANESMKGKARPEVARNITSQPAYVADPTSRALRAKGGIR